One region of Cydia fagiglandana chromosome 17, ilCydFagi1.1, whole genome shotgun sequence genomic DNA includes:
- the LOC134672712 gene encoding uncharacterized protein LOC134672712: protein MNIKFPKMPKRRAEESPEVGRLVDSSQADDRRMIQLVRERRLLYARNNMPVASYYSQVKQLWQEVADHMGWTVADVRRKWSHIRNSYSRHLRNEVSGAVTGRGRMVSRWYLADELDFLRDHMATDVRPSPWAPTYPDAEGSSSEQVDIKPFMSSPWLALGHKFEVKPEPNEDSSSSLSFGPDDNCSYFQFFKGIYNDYQELPLKKRRLFKRQCLNLLHELLDDEEGPLVIPECVQSEDPVNLSTGDDEDDREKKPFLPEVSILPTK from the exons ATGaacataaaatttccaaaaatgcCAAAACGCCGAGCCGAAGAGAGTCCGGAGGTCGGCAGACTGGTGGACTCGAGTCAGGCGGATGACAGACGGATGATACAGCTGGTGCGCGAGCGCAGGCTTCTGTACGCCAGGAACAACATGCCAGTGGCTTCGTATTATAGTCAAGTGAAGCAGCTGTGGCAAGAGGTGGCTGATCATATGGGGTGGACTG TGGCCGACGTCCGCCGCAAGTGGTCCCACATCCGCAACTCCTACTCCCGCCACCTGAGGAACGAGGTCAGCGGCGCCGTCACGGGCCGCGGCCGGATGGTCTCCAGGTGGTACCTGGCAGACGAGCTGGACTTCCTTAGAGACCACATGGCGACTGACGT GCGGCCATCTCCCTGGGCCCCGACCTACCCTGACGCTGAGGGCAGCTCCAGCGAGCAAGTGGACATCAAGCCCTTCATGTCCAGCCCGTGGCTGGCCCTGGGCCACAAGTTCGAGGTCAAACCCGAGCCTAATGAGGACTCCTCCTCCTCCCTATCCTTCGGGCCTGACGACAACTGCTCATACTTCCAGTTCTTCAAAGGAATTTATAATGACTACCAAGAATTACCTTTGAAAAAACGAAGACTCTTTAAAAGACAATGTTTGAACTTACTCCATGAGTTACTAGATGATGAAGAAGGTCCGCTGGTGATTCCCGAGTGCGTTCAGAGTGAGGATCCGGTGAACTTGTCGACGGGGGATGATGAGGACGACAGGGAGAAGAAGCCGTTTCTGCCTGAAGTTTCTATCTTGCCCACGAAATAG
- the LOC134672665 gene encoding uncharacterized protein LOC134672665, with the protein MPLRALPLESTTKFRTGADAELIEYVRSRPVLYDPSHSRYMDNLLKNGLWNKIGRQLRTSPSACKARWNNIRDNYRKALRKRSINGKLQYKFAHLLGFMDPIYKGHFELSSCQAANNSASQLSAKIENSEDSNDVEDPDESLQQSTNHDDQFEADGLSNQSESVVDYEMFEKSNVSGSYPPHPAPQAVDAFLAAIGISLKGLSPYHLSMAKAEIFAVVHKYELKGIVQNGWAPSNVNPLP; encoded by the exons ATGCCGCTGCGCGCATTGCCTTTGGAGTCCACGACCAAG TTCCGCACCGGCGCCGACGCAGAGCTGATCGAGTACGTGCGCAGCCGGCCCGTGCTGTACGACCCCTCGCACTCGCGCTACATGGACAACCTGCTCAAGAACGGCCTCTGGAACAAGATCGGCCGACAGCTGAGGACTAGCC CGAGCGCATGCAAAGCGCGCTGGAACAACATCCGCGACAACTACCGCAAGGCGCTGCGCAAACGCAGCATCAACGGCAAGCTGCAGTACAAGTTCGCGCACCTGCTGGGATTCATGGACCCCATCTACAAGGGCCACTTTGAGCTCAGCTCTTGCCAAG CAGCCAATAATAGCGCAAGCCAATTAAGCGCGAAAATAGAAAACTCGGAAGACAGCAACGACGTGGAAGACCCAGACGAATCACTGCAACAATCAACCAATCACGATGACCAATTCGAGGCCGACGGTCTCTCCAACCAATCAGAGTCCGTCGTAGACTACGAGATGTTTGAAAAGTCCAACGTCTCTGGTTCCTACCCCCCGCACCCCGCGCCGCAGGCCGTGGACGCGTTCTTAGCTGCGATTGGTATATCGCTGAAAGGCCTGAGTCCGTACCACTTAAGTATGGCCAAGGCGGAGATTTTCGCTGTTGTGCATAAGTATGAGTTGAAGGGGATTGTGCAAAACGGGTGGGCGCCTTCTAATGTTAATCCTTTGCCTTGA